The following coding sequences lie in one Mycobacterium sp. DL440 genomic window:
- a CDS encoding HAD-IIA family hydrolase produces MRSPAQCWLTDMDGVLVREEHALPGAADFLQTLADKKRPFLVLTNNSIFTPRDLAARLARSGLIVPEASIWTSALATAAFLSDQLPGGSAYVIGEAGLTTALHEAGYTLTDIAPDYVVLGETRTYSFEAITKAVRLILGGARFIATNPDVSGPSAEGPLPATGSVAAMITKATGRDPYFVGKPNPMMFRSALNRIEAHSENTVMVGDRMDTDVVAGIEAGLDTILVLTGSTSVEDIERYPFRPSRVLPSIAEAIELI; encoded by the coding sequence GTGCGTTCACCTGCCCAGTGCTGGCTCACCGACATGGACGGCGTCTTGGTGCGCGAGGAACATGCGCTGCCGGGCGCCGCCGACTTCCTGCAGACCCTGGCCGACAAGAAACGGCCATTCCTGGTACTGACCAATAACTCGATCTTCACGCCGCGTGACCTGGCCGCCCGCCTGGCGCGTTCGGGGCTGATCGTGCCGGAAGCGTCGATCTGGACGTCGGCGCTGGCGACGGCGGCATTCCTCAGCGATCAGCTGCCGGGTGGTTCGGCCTATGTGATCGGTGAGGCCGGGCTGACCACCGCACTGCACGAGGCTGGCTACACCCTGACCGACATCGCGCCGGACTACGTGGTGCTGGGAGAGACCCGCACCTATTCGTTCGAGGCGATCACCAAAGCCGTCCGGCTGATCCTCGGCGGTGCCCGGTTCATCGCCACCAACCCTGACGTCAGCGGCCCGTCAGCGGAGGGGCCGCTGCCCGCGACCGGGTCAGTGGCAGCGATGATCACCAAGGCTACCGGGCGTGACCCCTATTTCGTCGGGAAGCCCAACCCGATGATGTTCCGCAGCGCGCTCAACCGGATCGAGGCGCACTCGGAGAACACCGTCATGGTGGGGGACCGGATGGACACCGATGTGGTGGCCGGGATCGAGGCGGGCTTGGACACCATCCTGGTGCTCACCGGGTCGACGTCGGTCGAGGACATCGAGCGTTACCCGTTCCGGCCCAGCCGGGTGCTGCCTTCCATCGCAGAAGCCATCGAATTGATCTGA
- a CDS encoding CoA-acylating methylmalonate-semialdehyde dehydrogenase, translating to MSNVIQHWRDGKDFAGTSTATAPVTNPATGAVTGEVALASVDDARAVIDAAAAAFPAWRDTSLAKRTSVLFAYRELLNARKEELAALITAEHGKVLSDALGEVSRGLEVVEFACGIPSLLKGGFTENASTNVDVHSVLQPLGPVGVISPFNFPAMVPMWFFPIAIAAGNTVVLKPSEKDPSASLWMARLWAEAGLPEGVFNVLQGDKTAVDELLTNPKIKAISFVGSTPIAQYVYATATAAGKRVQALGGAKNHAVILPDADLDLAADAMVNAGFGSAGERCMAISAAVAVGPIADDLVAKIAERAATIKTGDGTKDSDMGPLVTKVHRDKVASYIDAGEADGAKVVVDGRTVLDGTGQRDSGGFWLGPTLLDNVTPEMSVYTDEIFGPVLSVLRVETYDEALALINNNPYGNGTAIFTNDGGAARRFQNEVEVGMVGINVPIPVPMSYFSFGGWKASLFGDSHAHGAEGVHFFTRTKAITTRWLDPSHGGINLGFPENK from the coding sequence ATGAGCAATGTCATCCAGCACTGGCGCGACGGCAAGGACTTTGCCGGGACGTCGACCGCCACTGCCCCGGTAACCAATCCGGCCACCGGAGCGGTGACTGGTGAGGTCGCACTGGCCAGCGTGGATGACGCGCGTGCGGTGATCGACGCCGCCGCGGCGGCCTTCCCGGCCTGGCGTGACACGTCGCTCGCCAAGCGCACTTCGGTGCTGTTCGCCTACCGGGAGTTGCTCAACGCCCGCAAGGAGGAGCTGGCCGCGCTCATCACCGCCGAGCACGGCAAGGTGCTCTCCGATGCCCTCGGCGAGGTGAGCCGGGGCCTCGAGGTCGTCGAGTTCGCTTGCGGCATCCCAAGTCTGCTCAAGGGCGGATTCACCGAGAACGCCTCGACAAACGTGGATGTGCACTCCGTGCTGCAGCCGCTGGGCCCGGTCGGTGTCATCTCGCCGTTCAACTTCCCGGCCATGGTGCCGATGTGGTTCTTCCCGATCGCCATCGCCGCGGGTAACACCGTGGTGCTCAAGCCCTCGGAGAAGGATCCCAGCGCCTCGCTGTGGATGGCCCGGTTGTGGGCGGAGGCCGGTCTGCCCGAAGGCGTGTTCAACGTGCTGCAGGGTGACAAGACCGCGGTCGACGAGCTGCTGACCAACCCCAAGATCAAGGCGATCTCCTTCGTCGGCTCCACCCCGATCGCCCAGTACGTCTACGCCACCGCCACCGCGGCAGGCAAGCGCGTGCAGGCCCTGGGCGGGGCCAAGAACCACGCGGTGATCCTGCCCGACGCCGACCTGGATCTGGCCGCCGACGCCATGGTCAATGCCGGCTTCGGCTCCGCCGGTGAGCGCTGCATGGCGATCTCGGCCGCGGTGGCCGTCGGCCCGATCGCCGACGATCTGGTGGCCAAGATCGCCGAGCGCGCCGCCACGATCAAAACCGGTGACGGAACCAAGGATTCGGACATGGGTCCGCTGGTCACCAAGGTCCACCGCGACAAGGTGGCCTCCTACATCGATGCCGGCGAGGCCGACGGTGCGAAGGTTGTGGTCGACGGCCGCACCGTCCTGGACGGGACGGGCCAACGGGATTCGGGTGGCTTCTGGCTGGGCCCGACCCTGCTCGACAACGTCACCCCGGAGATGAGCGTCTACACCGATGAGATCTTCGGCCCGGTGTTGTCGGTGCTGCGGGTTGAGACCTACGACGAGGCTCTTGCGTTGATCAACAACAACCCCTACGGCAATGGCACGGCGATCTTCACCAACGACGGCGGTGCCGCGCGGCGCTTCCAGAACGAGGTCGAGGTCGGCATGGTCGGCATCAATGTGCCGATCCCGGTTCCGATGTCCTACTTCAGCTTTGGCGGTTGGAAGGCATCGCTGTTCGGTGACAGCCATGCGCACGGTGCAGAGGGCGTTCACTTCTTCACCCGGACCAAGGCCATCACCACCCGCTGGCTGGACCCCAGCCATGGGGGCATCAACCTCGGGTTCCCCGAGAACAAGTGA
- a CDS encoding YdiU family protein: MSVAPDTAVVLDNRFARALPEMAVAWQAEPAPALRLLVLNEELADELGVDASWLRSPDGLGLLSGTVVPDGATPVAQAYAGHQFGGYVPRLGDGRALLLGEFVGADARPRDLHLKGSGRTPFARGGDGLAVVGPMLREYIVSEAMHAMGIPTTRALAVVATGRDIRRETLMPGAVLARIAASHLRVGSFQYASAHAQAVGDIALLRRLADHAIARHHPDAASAENPYLALYEGVVAAQATLLAQWMLVGFVHGVMNTDNMTISGETIDYGPCAFMETFDPATVFSSIDHGGRYAYGNQPTVAAWNLARFAETLLPLLADDGDQAVELATRALHGFGPQFDAAWSAGMRAKLGLPTDVRDASAQALVEELLTLLQQSQADYTSSWRALARAAHGHKADQDGALFDQPGFDEWLRRWLQVNPDAEAMDRVNPIYIPRNHLVEEALTAATADHLQPLQDLMGALAAPYDERPGLERYAAPAPADFGTYRTFCGT; this comes from the coding sequence GTGAGCGTCGCACCTGATACGGCAGTCGTACTGGACAACCGCTTCGCCCGTGCCCTGCCCGAGATGGCCGTCGCATGGCAGGCCGAGCCGGCCCCCGCACTGCGGTTGCTGGTGCTCAACGAGGAGTTGGCGGACGAACTGGGCGTCGATGCCTCCTGGCTGCGCAGCCCGGACGGCCTTGGCCTGTTGTCGGGCACCGTCGTTCCCGACGGCGCCACCCCGGTCGCCCAGGCCTATGCCGGGCACCAGTTCGGCGGGTACGTCCCCCGCCTGGGTGACGGCCGCGCGCTGCTGCTGGGTGAGTTCGTCGGCGCCGACGCCCGTCCCCGCGACCTGCATCTCAAAGGATCGGGACGCACCCCGTTCGCCCGCGGTGGTGACGGCCTGGCCGTCGTCGGGCCCATGCTGCGTGAGTACATCGTGAGCGAGGCGATGCACGCCATGGGCATCCCCACCACCCGCGCCCTGGCCGTGGTGGCCACCGGGCGGGACATCCGGCGCGAAACCTTGATGCCCGGAGCGGTGCTCGCCCGGATCGCCGCCAGTCACCTGCGGGTCGGCAGCTTCCAGTACGCGAGCGCCCATGCCCAGGCCGTCGGAGACATCGCGCTGCTGCGCCGACTTGCCGACCACGCCATCGCACGCCACCACCCGGACGCGGCCAGCGCCGAGAACCCGTACCTGGCTCTGTACGAGGGAGTGGTCGCGGCGCAGGCCACGCTGCTGGCCCAGTGGATGCTCGTCGGGTTCGTCCACGGCGTAATGAACACCGACAACATGACCATCTCCGGTGAGACCATCGACTACGGGCCGTGCGCCTTCATGGAGACCTTCGACCCGGCAACGGTATTCAGCTCGATCGACCATGGCGGCCGCTACGCCTACGGCAACCAGCCGACCGTGGCCGCGTGGAACCTGGCCCGCTTCGCCGAAACCCTGCTGCCCCTGCTCGCCGACGACGGAGACCAGGCCGTCGAATTGGCCACCCGAGCGCTGCACGGCTTCGGGCCGCAGTTCGACGCGGCGTGGTCGGCCGGGATGCGCGCCAAACTCGGGCTGCCCACCGATGTCCGGGACGCCAGCGCCCAGGCCCTCGTCGAGGAACTCCTGACGCTGCTGCAACAAAGCCAGGCCGACTACACCTCGTCCTGGCGCGCGCTGGCCCGGGCCGCGCACGGCCACAAGGCCGACCAGGACGGGGCGTTGTTCGATCAACCCGGTTTCGACGAGTGGCTGCGACGCTGGTTGCAGGTGAACCCCGACGCCGAAGCGATGGACCGGGTCAACCCCATCTACATTCCCCGCAATCACCTGGTCGAGGAGGCGTTGACCGCGGCGACCGCTGATCATCTGCAACCCCTCCAAGACCTCATGGGTGCGCTCGCGGCGCCCTACGACGAGCGCCCAGGGCTCGAGCGATATGCCGCACCGGCGCCCGCCGACTTCGGCACCTACCGGACGTTCTGCGGAACCTGA
- a CDS encoding PucR family transcriptional regulator, with protein sequence MIPTVRDVIALPVVQAGEPEVLSAQQLDRTVRWVHVSDMPDLAGLLQGGELVLTTGAALRDAPRDYLRRMQRAGVVGVVVELGTRIESLPDAVGEMAQTLGVALVVLHRETKFVEVTEAVHRLIVADQYEELEFAHRTHKTFTELSMKRPSIADIVRAAAEMIDESVVLEDLSRQVLAISPRNEPATTVLADWQRRSRAMTEPWATTAVGPRAEEWGRLIVPRSPAAPAKTKMVLERASQALALHRMAERGRSGLEHQAQSGLIDDVLGGRIADDRDADARALALGLRATGPYLPATVRVGAPPDRLDPVGTQRRNIRILDAVVHNVKAQGHSAICSIRRDGEIGLVLALNPRRGFSADATLSRLAGGWREAIDRGGDTDKVVVAIGSGAVAFADAVHGLREAAHVAEVAASMPDLARPFVRASDVRLRGLITLLLDDPHVQTFAETELKAVLIHDADQGTDDLAVLRGYLELTGNKSALAKRLHMSRPALYGRLASIERRLGVNLDDGESMTSLHVALLVLDAQRSAAPPPPR encoded by the coding sequence ATGATCCCGACCGTGCGTGACGTCATCGCGCTCCCGGTGGTGCAGGCCGGCGAACCTGAGGTACTCAGCGCGCAACAACTGGATCGGACGGTGCGCTGGGTCCACGTCAGCGACATGCCGGATCTCGCCGGCCTGCTGCAGGGCGGCGAGTTGGTGCTCACCACCGGCGCCGCCCTACGCGATGCACCCCGCGACTACCTACGGCGGATGCAACGTGCCGGCGTCGTCGGCGTGGTGGTCGAATTGGGCACCCGCATCGAGTCGCTTCCCGACGCCGTCGGCGAGATGGCCCAAACCCTCGGTGTTGCGCTCGTGGTGCTGCATCGGGAGACCAAGTTCGTCGAGGTCACCGAGGCGGTGCACCGGCTCATCGTGGCCGACCAGTACGAGGAACTCGAGTTCGCCCACCGCACCCACAAGACTTTCACCGAGTTGAGCATGAAGCGCCCGTCGATCGCGGACATCGTGCGCGCAGCGGCGGAGATGATCGACGAATCGGTGGTGCTTGAGGATCTGTCGCGCCAGGTGCTGGCGATCTCGCCCCGCAACGAGCCGGCCACCACGGTCCTGGCCGACTGGCAACGGCGGTCCAGGGCGATGACCGAACCGTGGGCCACCACCGCCGTCGGCCCTCGCGCCGAGGAGTGGGGCCGGCTGATCGTCCCGCGCTCCCCGGCTGCGCCGGCCAAGACCAAGATGGTCCTGGAACGGGCCTCGCAAGCGCTGGCGCTGCACCGGATGGCCGAGCGCGGCCGGTCCGGTCTCGAGCATCAGGCCCAGAGCGGGTTGATCGACGACGTCCTGGGTGGGCGGATCGCCGACGACCGAGACGCCGACGCCCGCGCCCTGGCTCTCGGCCTGCGGGCCACCGGGCCATATCTGCCGGCCACTGTCCGGGTGGGTGCGCCACCCGACCGGCTCGATCCGGTCGGCACGCAACGTCGCAACATCCGGATCCTCGATGCGGTCGTTCACAACGTGAAAGCCCAAGGGCACAGCGCAATCTGCTCGATCCGGCGGGACGGTGAGATCGGCCTGGTGCTGGCACTGAATCCTCGACGCGGGTTCAGCGCCGATGCCACGCTCAGCCGCCTGGCCGGGGGCTGGCGAGAGGCCATCGACCGTGGCGGCGACACCGACAAGGTCGTGGTCGCGATCGGCAGTGGTGCTGTCGCGTTCGCCGATGCCGTCCATGGGTTGCGGGAAGCGGCGCACGTGGCCGAGGTTGCGGCGTCGATGCCGGATCTGGCCCGCCCGTTCGTACGCGCCTCGGATGTCCGCTTGCGCGGATTGATCACGCTGCTGCTCGACGATCCGCACGTCCAGACGTTCGCCGAAACCGAACTCAAGGCCGTTCTGATCCACGACGCCGATCAGGGCACCGATGATCTGGCCGTGCTCCGCGGTTACCTGGAACTCACGGGCAACAAGTCCGCACTGGCCAAACGCCTGCACATGAGCCGCCCCGCGCTCTATGGCCGGCTGGCCTCGATCGAACGCCGGCTCGGCGTCAATCTCGACGACGGCGAATCGATGACGTCACTGCACGTGGCACTGCTCGTGCTCGACGCGCAACGCAGCGCGGCCCCGCCGCCACCACGCTGA
- a CDS encoding aspartate aminotransferase family protein: MTAIQESAALPNGLTVDAAKAEAARAYELDRAHVFHSWSAQEEISPMTITAARGSYVWDGDGNRLLDFSSQLVNTNIGHQHPKVVAAIAEQAAKLCTVAPQYANAARSEAARLIAERTPGELNKVFFTNGGADAVEHAVRMARLHTGRYKVLSRYRSYHGGTDTAINLTGDPRRWSNDHGNAGVVHFNGPFLYRSSFHAETEEQESQRALEYLEKLIQMEGPTTIAAIILESIPGTAGIMVPPPGYMAGVREICDRYGIVFIADEVMAGFGRSGKWFSIDHFDVVPDLLTFAKGVNSGYVPLGGVAISPAIYETFAHRAYPGGLTYSGHPLATAAAVATINAMADEGMVENAATIGAEVLAPGLAELAAKHRSIGEVRGAGVFWAVELVADQQTREPLAPYGGSSPAMAAVIGACKANGLLPFANYNRIHVVPPCNVTAQEAREGLAILDKAFDVADQHTH, from the coding sequence ATGACTGCAATTCAAGAGTCCGCCGCGCTGCCCAACGGGTTGACCGTCGACGCGGCGAAGGCCGAGGCCGCGCGGGCCTATGAACTCGACCGCGCACACGTGTTCCACTCCTGGTCGGCGCAGGAGGAGATCTCGCCGATGACGATCACCGCCGCCCGGGGCTCGTACGTCTGGGACGGTGATGGCAACCGCCTGCTGGACTTCTCCTCCCAGCTGGTCAACACCAACATCGGTCACCAGCACCCGAAAGTTGTTGCCGCCATTGCCGAGCAGGCCGCCAAGCTGTGCACGGTAGCCCCGCAGTACGCCAACGCGGCCCGCTCGGAGGCGGCCCGGCTGATCGCCGAGCGCACCCCCGGTGAGCTGAACAAGGTGTTCTTCACCAACGGCGGCGCCGACGCGGTCGAGCATGCGGTCCGCATGGCCCGCCTGCACACCGGCCGCTACAAGGTGCTGTCGCGGTACCGCTCCTACCACGGTGGCACCGACACCGCGATCAACCTCACCGGTGACCCGCGGCGCTGGTCCAATGACCACGGCAACGCCGGGGTGGTGCACTTCAACGGGCCGTTCCTGTACCGCTCGTCGTTCCACGCCGAAACCGAGGAACAGGAATCCCAGCGCGCTCTGGAGTACCTCGAGAAGCTGATCCAGATGGAGGGTCCGACCACCATCGCCGCGATCATCCTGGAGTCGATCCCGGGCACCGCGGGCATCATGGTCCCCCCGCCCGGATATATGGCCGGGGTGCGGGAGATCTGCGATCGCTACGGCATCGTGTTCATCGCCGACGAGGTGATGGCCGGCTTCGGTCGTAGCGGAAAGTGGTTCTCCATCGACCATTTCGATGTGGTGCCCGATCTGCTCACCTTCGCCAAGGGCGTGAACTCCGGTTACGTTCCGCTCGGTGGGGTGGCGATCAGCCCGGCCATCTACGAGACGTTCGCGCACCGGGCCTACCCCGGCGGGCTCACCTACTCCGGTCACCCGCTGGCCACCGCAGCCGCGGTCGCCACCATCAACGCGATGGCCGACGAGGGCATGGTCGAGAACGCCGCCACGATCGGTGCCGAGGTGCTGGCACCCGGCCTGGCCGAGTTGGCCGCCAAGCATCGCAGCATCGGCGAGGTCCGCGGCGCGGGGGTGTTCTGGGCCGTCGAGCTGGTAGCCGATCAGCAGACCCGGGAGCCGTTGGCGCCCTACGGTGGCTCCAGCCCGGCGATGGCCGCCGTGATCGGTGCATGTAAGGCCAACGGCTTGCTGCCGTTCGCCAACTACAACCGGATCCACGTGGTGCCGCCGTGCAACGTCACCGCGCAGGAGGCGCGCGAGGGCCTGGCGATCCTGGACAAGGCGTTCGACGTCGCCGATCAGCACACCCACTGA
- a CDS encoding DUF2237 family protein encodes MADRNVLGGPLEECGTDPLTGFYRDGCCSTGDADEGRHTICAVVTTEFLDHQRSIGNDLSTPAPQYRFPGLMPGDRWCVTALNWLRAHDDGKAAPVVLAATHERTLDVVPLDVLQQYAVDVPDDLGSL; translated from the coding sequence ATGGCTGATCGCAATGTGTTGGGTGGCCCGCTGGAGGAATGCGGCACCGACCCGCTGACCGGCTTCTACCGCGACGGGTGCTGCTCGACGGGCGATGCCGACGAGGGCAGGCACACCATCTGCGCCGTCGTGACCACCGAATTCCTCGACCACCAGCGGTCGATCGGCAACGACCTGTCGACCCCGGCGCCGCAATACCGGTTCCCCGGCCTCATGCCCGGGGACCGCTGGTGTGTCACCGCGCTCAACTGGCTGCGCGCACATGACGACGGCAAGGCAGCCCCGGTGGTGTTGGCCGCTACCCATGAACGCACCCTGGACGTGGTGCCGCTCGACGTGCTTCAGCAGTACGCCGTCGACGTGCCCGACGACCTGGGCAGCCTCTGA